CACCACCAGTTCATTAACGGGCACATTCCACTGATTGGCTGCAGCCTGCATCAACATCATTCGCGCTGCTGCTGCTCCCCGACGAACATAGTCCTCAGAAATACGAATACCACGGCTACCGCCTGTACCATGCTCTCCCCAAACACGCTTCCGCGCCAAGCTTTGACCAGGAGTAGCGGATTGAGTTTTAACTTTCTTCCAATTGCATTCCAACTCTTCTGCTACCAACTGAGCTAATCCAGCACGAGTACCCTGCCCCATCTCAGAGCGGGCAATTCTGATGAGAACTGTGTCATCAGGTTTGATGCTAACCCAAGCATTTACTTCGGACTCTCCAACTTGAATAGGCGTATTGGGATCATATATAGCTAGAGCCTGTGCATAAGCATCCTCAGGCAATGAGCCTCTACCCTCAACATCAAGCCACCACCAATCATGGTGCCCTTGATAATAAATTCACGACGGGAAGAGTTTTCTAAACGAATAAACGGTTTATAAGTAGTCATATTTACCCCCTTACCCGCGAGTCGCTGGAGTGGCGCCGTATTGCGCTAAAACATCCACCAACTTCTTTTGACCAGAAGCCACATGGATTCCATCGCGAATCTTTTGGTAAGTACCGCAATGGCATAAATTTCCCATCGCATTATCAATGTCGGCATCGGTAGGCTTTGGATTTCTTTTTAAGAGGGCTGCCCGCAGCCATTATTTGACCAGGCTGACAATAACCACACTGAGGTACATCTGGAGCAATCCAAGCTTGCTGCACTGGATGCATAGAATTTTTAGATAAGGCTTCAATAGTAGTGATTTTGGCCTTACCGACTGCAGATACCGGAATAGAGCAAGAACGAACAGGCTCTCCATTGAGGTAAACGGGTACAGGCGCCACATTGCGCTACGCCACAACCGTACTTAGTTCCCGTTAACCCTACCACCTCCCGAATAGCCCATAACAAGGGCATATTGGGTTCCACATCGATATTTTGAATCTGCCCGTTAATATCTAACTGCATATTGCCTCCCATGTTTTTCTTTTCAAATGACTATAAATCATTCTGATCTTTTTGCGCTTGCACATAAAACGCCTTTAGCCAAGCCAAAGCCCTATCGAATTGGGCGGTAATTTGCTATCCTAAAAGCTCATTTAAGGATAAATATGACTGAAGAAAACCAAACCCAGAACGACGAAGATTTTGACTTTGGGTGTGAGTGCGCAATGACCTTACTCAATGAGCCTACGGAAGATCGACTCAATGACTTAATTGATGAACTTGATGAGGAGGGCATGATTTCCACCGAGGTAGTTTATGGCTTACTCGCCACCATCTTAATGAGCATGAACGAAGAAGAACATGAGGGCGATGAGCACTAATTGGCATTCATTACTTTATCGGCAAAAGCATCCATTGCTTTTGCCAACTGAACATCCAATGTAGTCAAAGCAGCGACTGAATGGGTGCTTAGTTGAACAGTTACCTTGTTCCAAGAATTTGACCAATCAGGATGATGATTAATTTGTTCAGCGTATTGCGCACTTAAAGTCATAAATTCAAAGGCTTGCTTAAAATCTACAAAAACAAATTCACGCGTAATCGCCTTTCCCTCAGCCAATAGTGACCACAAGGGAAGCTCTGCTACTA
The nucleotide sequence above comes from Polynucleobacter necessarius. Encoded proteins:
- a CDS encoding 4a-hydroxytetrahydrobiopterin dehydratase, coding for MKIEELNVVAELPLWSLLAEGKAITREFVFVDFKQAFEFMTLSAQYAEQINHHPDWSNSWNKVTVQLSTHSVAALTTLDVQLAKAMDAFADKVMNAN